Genomic segment of Bacteroides stercoris ATCC 43183:
GCTTTCTGTTAAAAAGCGGTGCAAAGATAGAAGTATGTCCCGAAATATGCAAATATTTCGGGACATTTTTTCATATCCCTATATTATTTTGCAATAATCAGATAATAGTTCTTCTTGCCGCGTTGCACCAGCAGATACTTGTCATCCAATAAATCAGCAGTTGTAACAACCTGATCGAAAGCAGCCAGTTTTTCTTTGTTCAAAGAGACGCCGCCGCCCTGCACCAGCTTGCGCATTTCGCCTTTCGATGCAAATACAGCCGCATTGTCTACGAACAGATCAACTGCCTTTACACCGGCAGCCAGCGCATCACGGGATACCTCAAACTGAGGAACACCCTCAAACACTGCCAGCAAAGTATCTTCGTCCAGCTTTTTCAACGCCTCCGATGTGGCATTGCCGAAAAGAATGTTGGACGCATCGACAGCCGCGTTGTAGTCCTCTTCGGAGTGTACCATAATGGTGACTTCCTTGGCCAGACGCTTCTGCAGGACACGCAAGTGCGGAGCTGCTTCGTGCTCGGCCGTCAGAGCCTCGATTTCTTCCCTGGACAAAGAAGTGAATATCTTGATGTAGCGGGCTGCATCGGCATCGCTTACGTTCAGCCAGAACTGGTAGAACTTATAAGGAGATGTATAGCGGGGATCGAGCCATATATTGCCGGATTCCGTCTTACCGAATTTACCGCCGTCCGCCTTTGTAATCAGAGGGCTTGTCAGGGCAAATACCTCACCGCCATTGGTACGGCGAATCAGTTCGGCTCCCGTGGTGATGTTACCCCACTGGTCCGAGCCGCCCATTTGCAGCTTGCAACCTTTGGTTTCGTACAGATGCAGGAAATCGTAGCCTTGCAGCAACTGATAAGTGAATTCTGTGAAAGAAAGACCGTCGCGGGCTTCACCGTTCAGACGCTTCTTCACCGAATCCTTAGCCATCATATAGTTTACGGTGATATGCTTGCCTACTTCACGGGCAAAATCAAGGAAACTGAAGTCCTTCATCCAATCGTAGTTGTTCACCAACTCCGCACGGTTAGGGGCATCCGAATCAAAATCCAAAAACTTGCTCAACTGCTTCTTCATGCCTGCCATATTGCGCTGCAATGTTTCTTCAGTGAGCAGATTGCGTTCCGCCGACTTACCGGAAGGGTCGCCAATCATACCCGTAGCACCGCCTATCAGTGCCAACGGCTTATGGCCGCAACGCTGGAAGTGACGCAATATCATCACACTGCAAAGGTGTCCGATGTGCAGGGAGTCTGCCGTAGGGTCGAAACCGATATATGCAGTCACCTGTTCCTTTGCCAGCAGTTCTTCCGTACCCGGCATCATATCGTGGAGCATGCCACGCCATTTTAATTCTTCTACAAAATTCATCGAATGATTAACTATTAATTATTTGATTTATACTTTGTCTGCGACAAAAGTACGACTCTTTATCCGAACAAACAACTCTTATTGTTTAAAAAAGACTTTGGCGATATTTTCCCGTATCGCTTCCGTGAGTTCCGCCAAAGATACGCGACGGACTTCGGCTGCCCGGCTGTATAAATCCGCAACCGGCACGGAGCTTTCGTCAGTTTCCAGGAACAGACGGTCGGCAGGAGTTATCCGCAGCGCCTCTTCCTGATATTTCTCCCCGAAAGAGAGATAAAACCCATGCCTCAGACATTCCTCCGCCAGAGCCGCTTTCCCGCGAAAACCATGAATAATCCAGGGGTTGGCCGGCTTTATCTGCTGTTTCAACTTCAGCAACTCACTCATAGCCTTTACCAAATGAATGACCAAAGGCTTGTCAAGCTCCACAGACAACCGTGCCTGATATTCAAAAACCTTTATCTGCACAACCATCGGAGCATCGGCCAATTTATCCAGTCCGGCTTCCCCTATGGCAAGAACCTGCGGATGCCCGGCTAAAGAAGCCAAAACATTCATTTCATTCCGAACAACCGGAGTAACGGTTGCCGGGATATGCCAGGGATGTATGCCTACCGAATACCACGCCCCCTCTTCCGGAACAAAAGTATCGGGATAACGGTTCGCAATAGCCGTTCCGGGCACAGGCGGCAAGCGATGCGTATGTATATCGACAGGAAATTTCATGGAACAGGATCATATCCGGAACCACCCCAGGGATGGCAACGCAATATACGTTTTACCGCCAGATAAAGGCCTTTGAAAGGGCCATGTTTCTTAATAGCCTCAACTGCATATTGAGAACAGGTAGGAGTAAATCTGCACGAAGGGGAAGTCATGGGCGAAATGCACTTCCGGTAAAAATAAATAGGAAGCAACAGCAGATATGAAAGCAGGCGTTTCATGGCTTCATAGGCGCTACGGCTGCCATATTCGCATCCGATACGGTAACTTTCTCAACAATACGCGCCAAAGCAGTCTTCACCCTCTCTTCTATTACGGAAGATTCCGTCAGCTGGTCGGAAAGGTAAATAAAGGCAATGGCCAACCGGCACTTCTTTTCTGCCAAAGCGTTCAACAGTTCATGTTTGTTTACACGGTAAGCCTCGCGTATCTGACGCTTTACGCGGTTGCGCTTCACCGCACGTTTGAAGCGGCGCTTCGAAACACTGATAAGAATGGAAGCATCCGCCTCCAGCTCCTCTACCGGCAAATACACCACACGCAACGGGAAGACCGAAAACGAACGCGAACCGCCCGCAAACATCTTCTCTATTATCTTTTTTTTATCCAGCCTTTCGACTTTATGTAAGGTATTCGCCATGAAGTATAAGGTATAATGTAAAATATAGAGGGGGATATGAAAAAACGGGCTACAGGTAGTGCTGCTAAGATTCCGCAGTCTGCCCGCCGCCCGTTATTGCTTCGTTACGATTATAAATGTATCCGACAGGCTTATAACTTATAATTCATAACTTATACTTCTTTTCACTTTCCCTTGTTGTTCTCCTTTATGAACATATCAAGCGCTGCCGTCATAGAGGGCGCCTGCACACTGGGAGCTTCCAAATCCAAACGGAGTCCGGCATCACGGACAGCCTGTGCTGTTGTAGAGCCGAATGTTCCGATTTTAATCTCTTTCTGCTCGAAATCCGGGAAATTCTTCTTCAAAGAAGACACACCGGCAGGGCTGAAGAATACCAGCATGTCATAGTCAAACTTTTCATCCGGAGTAAAATCATTACTTACCGTACGATACATGACTACTTCCGTATGCTGGATTTTACTCTTGTCCAACAGATTCTTAATATCGTCTGTATGTACATCCGACATCGGCACCAAATACTTTTCAGTCTTATGCTTTATAATGGAAGACAACAGGTCATCAAACTTTCCGGTATTTCCAAAGAAAATCTTACGCTTGCGGTATTGTACATATTTCTGAATATACAAAGCAATCGCCTCCGTCACACAGAAATATTTCATGGTCTCAGGGATTGTTACGCGCAATTCCGTACAAAGATGAAAAAAGTGATCGATTGCATGACGCGAAGTGAAAATAACGG
This window contains:
- a CDS encoding uroporphyrinogen-III synthase; protein product: MKIKKVLVSQPKPASEKSPYYDIAEKYGVKIDFRPFIKVESLSAKEFRQQKVSILDHTAVIFTSRHAIDHFFHLCTELRVTIPETMKYFCVTEAIALYIQKYVQYRKRKIFFGNTGKFDDLLSSIIKHKTEKYLVPMSDVHTDDIKNLLDKSKIQHTEVVMYRTVSNDFTPDEKFDYDMLVFFSPAGVSSLKKNFPDFEQKEIKIGTFGSTTAQAVRDAGLRLDLEAPSVQAPSMTAALDMFIKENNKGK
- the tyrS gene encoding tyrosine--tRNA ligase — encoded protein: MNFVEELKWRGMLHDMMPGTEELLAKEQVTAYIGFDPTADSLHIGHLCSVMILRHFQRCGHKPLALIGGATGMIGDPSGKSAERNLLTEETLQRNMAGMKKQLSKFLDFDSDAPNRAELVNNYDWMKDFSFLDFAREVGKHITVNYMMAKDSVKKRLNGEARDGLSFTEFTYQLLQGYDFLHLYETKGCKLQMGGSDQWGNITTGAELIRRTNGGEVFALTSPLITKADGGKFGKTESGNIWLDPRYTSPYKFYQFWLNVSDADAARYIKIFTSLSREEIEALTAEHEAAPHLRVLQKRLAKEVTIMVHSEEDYNAAVDASNILFGNATSEALKKLDEDTLLAVFEGVPQFEVSRDALAAGVKAVDLFVDNAAVFASKGEMRKLVQGGGVSLNKEKLAAFDQVVTTADLLDDKYLLVQRGKKNYYLIIAK
- a CDS encoding TatD family hydrolase — protein: MKFPVDIHTHRLPPVPGTAIANRYPDTFVPEEGAWYSVGIHPWHIPATVTPVVRNEMNVLASLAGHPQVLAIGEAGLDKLADAPMVVQIKVFEYQARLSVELDKPLVIHLVKAMSELLKLKQQIKPANPWIIHGFRGKAALAEECLRHGFYLSFGEKYQEEALRITPADRLFLETDESSVPVADLYSRAAEVRRVSLAELTEAIRENIAKVFFKQ
- the yidD gene encoding membrane protein insertion efficiency factor YidD; this translates as MKRLLSYLLLLPIYFYRKCISPMTSPSCRFTPTCSQYAVEAIKKHGPFKGLYLAVKRILRCHPWGGSGYDPVP
- the rnpA gene encoding ribonuclease P protein component, translated to MANTLHKVERLDKKKIIEKMFAGGSRSFSVFPLRVVYLPVEELEADASILISVSKRRFKRAVKRNRVKRQIREAYRVNKHELLNALAEKKCRLAIAFIYLSDQLTESSVIEERVKTALARIVEKVTVSDANMAAVAPMKP